The following proteins are encoded in a genomic region of Polynucleobacter paludilacus:
- a CDS encoding SAM-dependent methyltransferase — protein sequence MPPAFTALLILCFSGILTFIAQTIVDFGLHLTLPNGLLFLLQGLIAAGLAKLLKMQVWWPYILLIFPLAVWLGLIFRINPLFYLVGFVLFASLYWSVFLTQVPYYPSSESVCILVAEMLPPDQKQSVVEIGSGLGGFSLKLAHLRPQCTVLGMEIAPLPWLISYLRSKFQKSLVRFRLGNYKTLDFSDFDLIFAYLSPAAMPSLYEQCSMQMKPGAILVSHEFPIPDIEPTRTLQSETGNKTSFIYEIQTR from the coding sequence ATGCCTCCTGCCTTTACTGCCCTCCTGATACTGTGTTTTTCAGGGATTTTGACTTTCATTGCACAAACTATCGTGGATTTTGGCTTGCATCTGACTTTGCCAAATGGCTTGTTATTTTTGTTACAAGGTTTAATTGCAGCAGGGTTGGCTAAACTCCTCAAAATGCAGGTCTGGTGGCCCTATATTCTGCTCATCTTCCCCCTAGCAGTCTGGCTTGGTCTCATTTTTCGCATCAACCCCCTCTTCTATTTAGTGGGCTTCGTCCTCTTTGCCTCTCTTTATTGGTCTGTTTTTCTGACCCAAGTCCCTTATTACCCCTCTAGCGAGTCCGTTTGCATACTAGTTGCAGAAATGTTGCCCCCTGATCAAAAACAATCTGTTGTGGAAATTGGCAGCGGTTTGGGTGGATTTAGCCTGAAATTAGCCCATTTGAGACCCCAATGCACTGTTTTGGGCATGGAAATCGCCCCTTTACCTTGGCTGATTAGCTATTTACGGTCTAAATTCCAAAAATCTCTAGTCCGTTTTAGGCTCGGCAATTACAAAACCCTGGATTTTTCGGACTTTGATCTCATTTTTGCCTATCTCTCACCTGCAGCGATGCCAAGTCTGTATGAGCAGTGCTCAATGCAAATGAAGCCAGGGGCTATTCTGGTTAGTCATGAATTTCCCATTCCGGATATTGAGCCCACAAGAACTTTACAATCTGAGACAGGTAATAAGACAAGCTTTATTTATGAAATTCAAACTCGGTAA
- a CDS encoding FlgO family outer membrane protein, with the protein MKRTSFALLSLASLCVAIVFGMFSFSSVAMAGLFDDSESNPSRLYVADSFNDGIVQVAEQLQKGLPTSMKSKNLMIANFVALGNLNDTSPFGQLASANLIHEMRIRHWSVMDPLFTRDMYIGSTGEFALSRDAKKLPGALPSLEIIAGTYQMTSDAVVLNVRLIDAHTSGVISTAQVYFPRTQQINALIERPPVMPLLSLSN; encoded by the coding sequence ATGAAACGAACTTCATTTGCATTACTTAGCCTTGCTAGCCTTTGTGTGGCAATCGTTTTTGGTATGTTCAGCTTCAGTTCGGTGGCAATGGCTGGCCTCTTTGATGACTCAGAATCAAACCCCTCCCGCTTATACGTTGCCGATTCGTTTAATGACGGGATTGTGCAAGTAGCTGAACAGCTGCAAAAAGGTTTGCCAACATCAATGAAAAGCAAAAATTTAATGATCGCGAACTTCGTTGCCCTAGGCAACTTAAACGATACTTCGCCTTTTGGGCAATTGGCTTCAGCCAATCTCATCCACGAAATGCGTATTCGGCATTGGTCAGTGATGGATCCCCTTTTTACTAGGGATATGTATATTGGATCTACCGGAGAGTTTGCTTTGAGTCGAGATGCTAAAAAGCTCCCAGGGGCTTTACCCTCGTTAGAAATCATTGCCGGTACTTATCAAATGACTTCAGATGCCGTGGTACTAAATGTGCGCTTAATTGATGCCCATACCAGCGGAGTGATTTCAACGGCTCAAGTCTATTTTCCAAGAACTCAGCAAATCAATGCACTCATTGAGAGGCCACCTGTAATGCCTCTTTTGAGCCTATCTAATTAA
- a CDS encoding FlgO family outer membrane protein, whose product MKRLALLCLLVLSALLVACSSTPSRSDNQCLTFEDKLQASDLSALTQGMAIELSNGLPKFDPNSNNNYGVLLVADFVNVNTLKSEPNALVMSDMMRTYLANIPGRKVVQVEFGKDIRLSDSGVVSLTRNLDLANKQKVGANQVVVGTYLNLQNKLIINLRAIDPSNQIISSAVVREINYTCSSGRLKVQN is encoded by the coding sequence ATGAAACGTCTGGCCTTACTTTGCTTATTGGTTCTTTCGGCCCTGTTGGTGGCATGCTCCTCTACGCCCAGTCGTTCCGACAATCAATGCCTTACGTTCGAAGATAAGCTACAGGCAAGTGACTTGAGCGCTCTGACGCAAGGTATGGCTATTGAATTAAGCAACGGCCTGCCTAAGTTTGATCCTAATTCTAATAATAACTATGGCGTACTTCTTGTCGCAGATTTTGTTAATGTCAATACCTTAAAGTCCGAGCCAAATGCGCTCGTGATGAGCGATATGATGCGAACCTACTTAGCCAATATTCCTGGAAGAAAAGTTGTCCAGGTTGAGTTCGGGAAAGATATTCGCTTGAGTGATTCGGGAGTTGTGTCGCTCACTAGAAATCTTGACTTGGCTAATAAGCAAAAAGTAGGGGCAAATCAGGTTGTGGTCGGAACTTATCTAAACCTGCAAAATAAATTAATCATCAATTTGCGTGCAATCGACCCTAGTAATCAAATTATCTCTTCGGCAGTAGTGCGTGAGATCAATTACACCTGTAGTTCAGGCAGGCTCAAAGTACAAAATTAA
- a CDS encoding hybrid sensor histidine kinase/response regulator yields the protein MNNDDYRFSDKKEGSQSSYIEIRRNSLGLISFPGSIGNLVELTGLSRDALMADGNNFLERIPSEDQALFQQELLHSSEQLNDLSILVKFNHFRSGERVLKIIASPKREADGSTIWNGLLADETLPVAMEMRISELKQQRDVILQSELIGIMLTQQQKVIWSNSYIKKVLDLNENEIKEKLINRHFNNRHDFLSIAKRALIDINRGNIFRETVKLLDKNKNVVWFNASGCQIREDSEEIIWILVNITPQKIAENRLIEAVRFAEEANRSKTQLLATVSHEIRTPMSAIYGLSQLAIQNTDPTVLQGYLGKIHDATEKLIKTLDHSLELTKLESGKIELESRPFHISDVIDDVSGLFKNATESKGLLFHCAAETKIPKILNGDMHRIRQVLINLVGNAIKFTKSGKIDLFVKCNQIDKYYAYLRFTISDTGIGISEKEIKDLLKPYSQANVSIARIYGGSGLGLVICNQILSLMGSRIEIHSAPNVGSHFSFQLKLPYLSGDENALPETIGIGLDSIEGQLNKMPILVAEDNRLIQEMLKEFLELAGAQVDVANNGFEALELLAQNTYAAILIDTQMPVMDGLSTAIQIRKQDDLKNLPIIGLSAGITPDERAACLASGMNEFIAKPFKPNELIATIKRFIQSTNFNPALLQSTILLVDDNLLIQQTLKEFIQIAGAQVDIASDGIQALELLGRKMYSAVLMDTQMPIMDGIETTQRIRQQARLVNLPIIGLSADVSPEKKERCLSAGMNECVSKNIDPASLIEVLAKWIVIRNKRNKLHQNTQSMGEIQFDYSQAFPGFNLQVVSTLKENQVLYKIATLFKEDTQDFLADISQHINDGDHQSVAQKIHYLKSSAAAIGAEDLFTKAELLTEYLISIEADSQGAEALNEDHHLYQSFKNSLTEVRNLISNLSEH from the coding sequence ATGAATAACGACGACTATCGTTTCTCTGACAAAAAAGAGGGCTCTCAATCGTCATATATTGAAATACGCCGAAACTCGCTCGGTTTAATCTCTTTTCCAGGGTCAATTGGCAATCTCGTTGAGCTGACGGGACTCAGCCGAGATGCCCTAATGGCTGATGGAAATAACTTTCTAGAGAGAATTCCCTCCGAGGATCAAGCCCTATTTCAACAAGAATTATTGCATTCATCTGAGCAACTCAATGATTTGTCTATTTTAGTGAAATTCAATCATTTCAGATCCGGGGAAAGAGTGCTGAAAATTATTGCTTCACCAAAGCGAGAGGCAGATGGCTCAACAATATGGAATGGTTTGTTAGCCGATGAAACCCTGCCTGTTGCAATGGAAATGCGCATTAGTGAACTAAAACAGCAACGTGACGTCATTCTTCAGAGCGAGCTCATCGGCATAATGCTGACCCAACAGCAAAAGGTCATTTGGTCTAACAGTTACATTAAAAAAGTTCTGGACCTGAATGAGAATGAAATTAAAGAGAAACTCATTAATAGGCACTTTAATAATCGTCATGATTTTTTATCCATTGCCAAAAGAGCTCTCATTGATATCAACCGTGGAAACATTTTTAGAGAAACCGTCAAGTTACTGGATAAAAATAAAAATGTAGTTTGGTTCAATGCCTCTGGCTGTCAAATACGTGAGGACTCCGAAGAGATCATTTGGATCTTAGTCAATATTACCCCTCAGAAAATTGCAGAAAATCGCCTGATTGAAGCCGTTCGTTTTGCTGAGGAGGCAAATCGCTCAAAAACACAATTGTTGGCTACTGTCTCTCATGAAATTAGAACACCAATGAGCGCCATTTATGGGCTCTCTCAATTGGCTATTCAAAACACCGATCCTACAGTATTGCAGGGCTACTTAGGAAAGATTCATGATGCCACCGAAAAACTCATCAAAACTCTCGACCACTCTTTAGAGCTCACCAAGTTAGAGAGCGGGAAGATTGAGCTCGAGTCACGGCCTTTTCATATTAGTGATGTGATTGACGACGTTTCTGGACTATTTAAGAATGCTACAGAGTCTAAGGGCCTCCTTTTCCATTGCGCCGCAGAAACAAAGATTCCTAAAATTCTGAATGGGGATATGCATCGCATACGTCAAGTATTGATTAACTTGGTTGGTAATGCGATTAAATTTACCAAGTCGGGGAAGATTGATCTTTTTGTGAAATGCAACCAAATCGATAAGTACTATGCCTACTTACGCTTTACCATCTCCGATACCGGTATCGGCATCAGTGAAAAAGAAATTAAAGATCTACTAAAGCCCTATAGTCAAGCGAACGTATCCATTGCGAGGATCTATGGTGGCTCAGGTTTAGGCTTAGTAATCTGCAATCAAATTCTGTCTTTGATGGGATCTAGAATTGAAATTCATAGCGCGCCTAATGTAGGATCCCACTTCTCATTCCAGCTCAAACTGCCCTACTTATCTGGCGATGAGAATGCATTACCGGAGACAATTGGTATTGGTCTTGATAGCATCGAAGGTCAATTAAATAAGATGCCTATTTTGGTGGCAGAAGATAACCGCTTGATTCAAGAAATGCTCAAAGAGTTTCTGGAACTAGCTGGTGCCCAAGTGGATGTAGCCAATAATGGTTTTGAGGCCCTAGAGTTATTGGCACAAAATACCTACGCAGCAATATTGATAGATACGCAAATGCCAGTAATGGATGGCTTATCAACCGCCATTCAAATTCGCAAGCAGGATGATCTAAAAAATCTACCTATCATTGGACTTAGCGCCGGAATCACTCCGGATGAACGTGCGGCTTGCTTAGCCAGCGGCATGAATGAGTTTATTGCAAAACCGTTTAAACCAAATGAGCTAATTGCCACCATTAAACGGTTTATACAGTCGACAAACTTTAATCCGGCACTATTGCAATCGACAATATTACTGGTTGATGACAATTTGCTCATTCAACAGACCCTAAAAGAATTTATTCAAATTGCTGGCGCGCAAGTTGATATTGCAAGCGACGGCATTCAGGCTCTAGAGTTACTCGGTAGAAAAATGTACTCGGCCGTTTTAATGGATACTCAAATGCCGATCATGGATGGGATTGAGACAACTCAAAGAATCCGCCAACAAGCACGGCTGGTCAATTTACCCATTATCGGCCTTAGTGCAGATGTCAGCCCCGAGAAAAAAGAGCGCTGCCTAAGCGCCGGGATGAATGAGTGTGTCTCGAAGAATATCGATCCCGCCTCCTTAATTGAGGTCTTAGCAAAATGGATTGTGATCCGTAATAAGCGGAATAAATTACATCAAAATACCCAAAGCATGGGTGAAATCCAATTTGACTACTCACAAGCATTCCCAGGTTTTAATTTACAGGTAGTCAGCACTCTCAAAGAAAATCAAGTGCTGTATAAAATCGCAACCTTATTCAAGGAAGATACCCAAGATTTTCTTGCTGATATTAGTCAACATATCAATGACGGCGATCATCAATCGGTCGCTCAGAAAATTCACTATCTAAAAAGTTCTGCAGCTGCGATTGGTGCTGAAGACCTATTTACAAAGGCAGAGCTGCTAACGGAGTATCTGATTAGCATTGAGGCAGATAGCCAAGGAGCAGAAGCCCTTAATGAAGATCACCATTTGTATCAAAGTTTCAAAAACTCACTAACAGAAGTGAGAAATTTAATTAGCAATCTTTCCGAGCATTAA
- the flhD gene encoding flagellar transcriptional regulator FlhD gives MQLIEKAQEVLLQEIRDANLNYLMLAQQMIRGDKAHAIFRLGLSADIADLLGTLSNAQIIKLASANMMLTRFRFDDAVMLGMLTSNQKGQSQAIAHSSILMAGQQVEAVS, from the coding sequence ATGCAACTGATTGAAAAAGCACAAGAAGTCCTTCTTCAGGAAATTCGAGATGCCAACCTTAATTATTTAATGCTAGCTCAACAGATGATTCGGGGTGATAAGGCGCATGCCATTTTCCGCTTAGGCCTCAGCGCAGACATTGCAGACTTGCTTGGTACATTGAGCAATGCTCAAATAATTAAATTAGCCAGTGCAAATATGATGCTGACTCGTTTCCGCTTTGATGATGCTGTGATGTTGGGTATGTTGACAAGCAACCAAAAGGGTCAATCCCAGGCAATTGCGCATAGCTCCATTTTGATGGCCGGCCAGCAAGTCGAAGCCGTTTCTTAA
- the flhC gene encoding flagellar transcriptional regulator FlhC: MKVKSIVDESAQLQLAIELIKLGARLQLLESQTDLSRERLTKLYKEMRGFSPPKGMLPFSTDWFLTWQPNIHSSLFLNIYHFLKEHAGLTGIQALIKSYQLYLEQYHSIEQTDDHPASDEPVLSLIRAWTLVRFTDQKLLKTEACSCCKGKFIVDVYDLNEDYLCNLCHVPSRAGKYQKNKKELLAA; the protein is encoded by the coding sequence ATGAAAGTCAAAAGCATTGTTGATGAATCAGCACAATTACAGTTGGCTATCGAGCTCATTAAATTAGGTGCCCGTTTGCAGTTATTGGAATCTCAAACCGATTTGTCTCGCGAGCGTTTAACTAAGCTCTACAAAGAGATGCGCGGTTTTTCGCCACCGAAAGGGATGCTTCCATTTTCCACAGATTGGTTTTTAACTTGGCAACCCAATATTCATTCTTCATTGTTCTTGAATATCTATCATTTTTTAAAAGAACATGCAGGTCTGACAGGTATTCAGGCTTTGATTAAGTCCTATCAGCTCTATTTGGAGCAATATCACAGCATTGAGCAGACCGATGACCACCCAGCGAGTGATGAGCCCGTATTAAGCTTGATTCGTGCATGGACCTTAGTGCGATTTACGGATCAGAAACTGCTAAAAACTGAAGCATGTTCTTGCTGTAAAGGTAAATTTATTGTCGACGTATATGACTTGAATGAGGACTATCTTTGTAATCTTTGCCATGTCCCTTCAAGGGCTGGAAAGTATCAAAAGAATAAAAAAGAATTATTGGCAGCCTAA
- a CDS encoding phasin family protein yields the protein MNLTPEQMAAAQKANLETLSGLTNQALQSIEKLVELNMHIAKQSLSDSMSNAKKAMEIKDIQQLLTHQAEAVKPMAEKMMAYSRHLYELAHETQASFTQSAEKEFQASQQKINALVEGWTKNAPAGSEAAVQAMKQAIASANTVYETSQKAVKHAVELAQNNLNKASESVMSEINKASKAKK from the coding sequence ATGAACTTAACACCAGAACAAATGGCAGCCGCGCAAAAAGCCAATTTAGAAACCCTCAGCGGCCTTACCAATCAAGCCCTTCAAAGCATTGAGAAATTGGTGGAGCTCAATATGCATATTGCCAAACAAAGTTTAAGTGACAGCATGAGTAATGCCAAGAAAGCAATGGAAATTAAAGATATTCAACAGCTACTCACTCACCAAGCTGAAGCTGTGAAGCCGATGGCTGAAAAAATGATGGCTTATAGCCGTCACCTCTATGAATTAGCCCATGAGACCCAAGCTTCATTTACTCAGTCTGCCGAAAAAGAATTTCAGGCAAGTCAACAAAAAATCAATGCATTAGTTGAGGGCTGGACTAAAAATGCGCCCGCAGGATCAGAAGCTGCAGTCCAAGCGATGAAACAAGCCATTGCCTCTGCAAATACGGTATACGAAACCAGTCAAAAAGCGGTTAAGCATGCGGTAGAGCTGGCGCAGAATAACTTAAATAAGGCTTCGGAATCTGTAATGTCGGAAATCAATAAAGCTAGTAAAGCCAAAAAATAA
- a CDS encoding DMT family transporter, with translation MDFKLDRVIAPVFVFLWSTGFIIAKLAMPYVEPATFLFWRFCGVLVVMALLNCVWRIVWPSKEQMKHIAIAGAFLQFGYVFGVWSAVRLGMGAGLVSIMVGLQPILTAWFASWISEKVHPKQWIGLVFGFSGVALVVAEKIGFAHIPFTSYLFALGALFSITFGTLYQKKHCPVFDLRAGSAIQFGISAFLAFWVMYFFESSEMVWNFSVIAALFWAVIPLSIGSISLLFMMIRKGAATKVTSLLYLTPPTTAAIAWLMFDEPFNVLMILGLALTMTGVVLVNSGKANTVPSVAE, from the coding sequence ATGGATTTCAAGCTCGATAGAGTCATAGCACCTGTTTTTGTCTTTCTCTGGAGCACCGGTTTCATCATTGCCAAACTAGCAATGCCATATGTTGAGCCAGCCACATTTTTGTTTTGGCGCTTCTGCGGTGTTTTGGTGGTCATGGCGCTACTAAATTGCGTGTGGAGAATAGTTTGGCCTAGCAAAGAGCAAATGAAGCATATTGCAATTGCGGGGGCTTTTTTACAGTTCGGCTATGTGTTCGGCGTCTGGTCGGCAGTCAGATTGGGTATGGGTGCCGGCCTCGTTTCCATTATGGTGGGTCTGCAACCTATTCTTACAGCATGGTTTGCCTCATGGATTTCTGAGAAGGTTCACCCAAAACAGTGGATCGGTCTTGTATTTGGTTTCTCGGGTGTAGCCTTAGTTGTGGCCGAAAAGATCGGTTTCGCTCATATCCCATTTACAAGCTACCTCTTTGCTTTGGGCGCCTTGTTTTCTATTACCTTTGGAACCTTATATCAGAAGAAGCATTGTCCGGTCTTTGATTTGCGTGCTGGATCGGCTATTCAGTTTGGAATCTCTGCCTTCCTAGCATTTTGGGTCATGTATTTCTTCGAGTCTTCTGAGATGGTTTGGAATTTTTCAGTTATCGCAGCCTTATTTTGGGCCGTTATTCCACTCTCGATTGGATCCATTAGTTTGTTATTTATGATGATTCGCAAGGGCGCCGCAACCAAAGTGACCAGTCTTTTATATCTGACACCACCAACAACTGCAGCGATTGCTTGGCTGATGTTTGATGAGCCATTTAATGTCTTGATGATCTTAGGGCTTGCTTTGACAATGACGGGCGTTGTTTTGGTCAATAGCGGTAAAGCAAACACAGTCCCATCTGTCGCAGAATAG
- a CDS encoding serine hydrolase, producing MSSLFLVVITCHAQTASTSGTNKKSKVKTKTVATASNKTSNSPPAAPTANSIKTNSKTAKKPRGVRVTVTRKAAPAIEARPSFATAMGLRGQRDELSLKSSVAIVVNQNTKEVYFEKNPNVSLPIASITKLMTAMVVLDSQLPLDENLTINADDAYIYKHSRLAEGTVLSREDALHLALMSSENRAAYTLGRNYPGGIPAFVDAMNRKAKEIGMEHSHYADPTGLLSENVSSAEDLVRMLNAAYQYKMIREFSTWPDLTMVIRNRPQKFLNTNRLVRSGDMDIGLQKTGFINAAGKCLVMQARVNNTPLLLVFLDSVGTQSRFADAVRVRDWYSHIPLGEVQPIRRLM from the coding sequence TTGAGCAGCCTGTTCCTGGTTGTTATCACTTGCCATGCGCAAACCGCATCAACGTCTGGTACTAATAAAAAATCCAAAGTTAAGACCAAAACAGTTGCTACGGCTAGTAACAAAACCAGTAACTCACCCCCAGCTGCTCCTACAGCCAATTCAATTAAAACGAATTCAAAAACTGCTAAAAAACCAAGAGGTGTTAGGGTAACGGTTACCCGAAAAGCAGCCCCCGCCATAGAGGCAAGACCTTCCTTCGCCACTGCAATGGGTTTACGAGGTCAGCGCGACGAACTCAGCCTCAAGTCTAGTGTTGCGATCGTCGTCAATCAAAATACCAAGGAAGTGTATTTTGAGAAGAATCCTAATGTGAGCTTACCGATTGCTTCGATCACCAAGCTGATGACAGCGATGGTGGTATTAGACTCCCAGCTACCATTAGATGAAAACTTAACCATTAATGCCGACGATGCTTATATTTATAAGCATTCCCGTTTGGCTGAGGGCACGGTTTTGAGTCGTGAAGATGCCTTGCATCTGGCCTTAATGTCCTCCGAGAACCGCGCTGCTTACACCTTGGGTCGCAATTATCCAGGCGGTATCCCAGCTTTTGTTGATGCCATGAATCGCAAAGCCAAAGAGATTGGGATGGAGCATTCGCACTATGCAGATCCAACCGGCTTGCTTAGTGAGAATGTGTCTTCTGCTGAGGATTTGGTTCGGATGCTCAATGCGGCTTACCAATATAAAATGATTCGGGAGTTCTCTACCTGGCCCGACTTAACAATGGTGATTCGTAATCGGCCACAAAAATTCTTGAACACCAATCGTCTAGTGCGATCCGGTGATATGGATATTGGTCTGCAAAAAACGGGTTTTATTAATGCTGCCGGTAAATGTTTGGTGATGCAAGCACGTGTGAACAACACGCCACTTTTACTGGTCTTCTTAGATTCAGTAGGAACTCAGTCCCGCTTTGCTGATGCCGTTCGAGTTCGTGATTGGTACTCTCATATTCCACTTGGCGAAGTGCAGCCAATTCGTCGCTTGATGTAG
- a CDS encoding IclR family transcriptional regulator codes for MDTNKPIANAKKTDVVGKTAIQVVERMMNLLDALAEHEESSSLKVLAEKTALHPSTAHRILNDMVACRLVERGDGGTYRLGLRLLELGNLVKARLSVREAAQGPMRALHKLTGETINLSVRQGDEIVYVDRAYSERSGMQVVRAIGGRAPLHLTSVGKLFLSHDDPSQVRAYVTRTGLSGHTKNSITDLKTLETELTRVRDLGSAKDNEELELGVSCVAAAIVDDTGKLVAGLSLSAPTDRIQPDWLKALQETALQISKGIGFKGASKEA; via the coding sequence ATGGATACGAATAAACCCATAGCGAACGCCAAAAAAACTGATGTAGTCGGTAAAACTGCGATCCAAGTAGTGGAACGCATGATGAACCTGCTCGATGCCTTAGCGGAGCATGAAGAATCCAGTAGCCTGAAAGTCCTTGCAGAAAAAACCGCCTTACACCCTTCTACTGCGCATCGCATCTTGAATGACATGGTTGCCTGTCGGCTGGTTGAACGGGGCGATGGCGGCACATATCGGCTGGGTCTGCGTTTATTAGAGCTCGGCAACCTTGTCAAAGCTCGACTTTCAGTAAGAGAAGCAGCTCAAGGACCGATGCGAGCATTGCATAAACTCACTGGCGAAACCATCAATTTATCCGTGCGCCAAGGTGATGAAATCGTCTATGTTGATCGAGCCTACAGCGAACGTTCGGGTATGCAAGTCGTTCGAGCGATTGGCGGTCGTGCCCCGCTTCACCTCACCTCGGTCGGCAAACTCTTTCTATCGCATGATGATCCTAGCCAAGTCAGGGCCTATGTCACTCGGACTGGTTTATCGGGTCATACCAAAAATAGCATTACCGATTTAAAGACCCTAGAAACCGAACTCACTCGCGTACGCGATCTTGGTAGCGCCAAGGACAATGAAGAGTTAGAACTGGGTGTAAGTTGTGTCGCAGCAGCGATTGTTGATGACACAGGCAAATTAGTGGCTGGACTTTCTTTAAGCGCACCAACGGATCGTATACAGCCCGACTGGCTTAAGGCGCTTCAAGAAACGGCCCTGCAAATCTCAAAGGGCATTGGCTTTAAAGGCGCAAGCAAAGAAGCTTAG
- a CDS encoding quinone-dependent dihydroorotate dehydrogenase, producing the protein MLDSYRLLRPCLFALEPEQAHNLTLASLDKTQQWGLLQYCITKPAPDPREFCGLHLPNPIGLAAGLDKDGRHIDALASLGFGFLEIGTVTPLPQPGNPKPRMFRISEANALINRMGFNNDGVEACVQRVRQSPYWQSGGIVGLNIGKNAITPIDQAADDYVLGMNAVYEIASYITVNISSPNTKNLRELQGEAMLRNLLGSLDFARQRLSDRFGVRKPLFLKIAPDLDETDIHLIADLLMEFGIDAVIATNTTIDRSAVQDLPSSNESGGLSGAPVKSPSNHVLKILKARLQGELPIIGVGGIMSGSDALEKVHLGASLVQIYTGLIYRGPRLISECAMALKGI; encoded by the coding sequence ATGCTCGATAGTTACCGACTCCTACGGCCTTGCTTATTTGCTCTAGAACCTGAGCAAGCTCATAACCTCACCCTCGCCTCACTCGATAAGACTCAACAATGGGGGCTTTTGCAATACTGCATTACTAAACCAGCCCCTGATCCACGTGAATTTTGTGGCCTTCATTTACCCAATCCCATTGGGCTAGCAGCTGGTCTTGATAAAGATGGCAGACACATTGATGCACTAGCTAGCCTAGGCTTTGGCTTCCTAGAGATTGGTACCGTTACCCCGCTTCCCCAGCCCGGCAATCCCAAACCCCGCATGTTTAGAATCAGTGAGGCCAACGCGCTCATCAATCGCATGGGTTTCAACAACGATGGTGTAGAGGCTTGTGTGCAACGTGTTCGTCAATCCCCATATTGGCAAAGTGGCGGCATTGTTGGCTTAAATATTGGCAAGAATGCCATCACCCCAATTGATCAAGCCGCCGATGATTATGTCTTGGGCATGAATGCCGTTTATGAAATTGCCTCCTACATTACCGTCAACATCTCCTCTCCAAACACTAAAAATCTTCGTGAATTACAGGGCGAAGCGATGTTACGCAATCTGCTTGGTAGTTTAGATTTTGCACGACAGCGATTAAGTGATCGTTTTGGTGTGCGCAAGCCTCTTTTCTTAAAGATCGCGCCTGATTTAGATGAAACAGATATTCATTTGATTGCGGACCTATTGATGGAATTTGGCATCGATGCAGTCATTGCCACCAACACAACCATTGATCGCTCTGCTGTGCAAGACCTACCTTCAAGCAATGAGTCTGGAGGCTTATCGGGTGCACCAGTGAAAAGTCCATCTAATCATGTACTCAAAATACTGAAGGCACGACTTCAAGGCGAGCTCCCCATTATTGGCGTAGGCGGCATTATGTCTGGAAGTGATGCATTGGAAAAGGTACACCTTGGAGCAAGTCTAGTTCAGATCTATACCGGACTGATCTATCGAGGCCCGAGATTAATATCAGAATGTGCAATGGCTCTCAAAGGCATTTAA